One stretch of Streptomyces sp. MMBL 11-1 DNA includes these proteins:
- a CDS encoding SCO3374 family protein, with amino-acid sequence MTPTVPQPRSSPDAAPGSADAALARRYARELGWTTAGRTPLRLLTGALFDVLELPAEAGHAVLRRGVRTGPVLLSGTRMGLLVAAGGADELPGLLDWLEWGPVALDLTAVGAGGHVTAPPLPGAPGDSPGAAVWLRPPEPRRVPGPGLPALAGFGSSGGDAPDLVRLVDAAATECHRVRLSRARSGAPARGGADQPLAFS; translated from the coding sequence ATGACCCCCACCGTCCCTCAGCCCCGATCGTCACCCGATGCCGCCCCGGGTTCCGCCGATGCCGCACTCGCCCGGCGGTACGCGAGGGAGCTGGGCTGGACCACCGCGGGACGGACTCCGCTGCGACTGCTCACCGGGGCGCTCTTCGACGTTCTGGAGCTGCCCGCCGAGGCCGGTCACGCCGTCCTGCGGCGCGGTGTGCGCACCGGTCCCGTGCTGCTGTCGGGTACGCGGATGGGGCTGCTGGTCGCCGCGGGCGGCGCCGATGAGCTGCCGGGGCTGCTCGACTGGCTGGAGTGGGGCCCGGTCGCGCTGGACCTGACCGCCGTGGGCGCGGGGGGCCATGTCACGGCCCCGCCTCTCCCGGGCGCCCCGGGGGACTCGCCGGGGGCCGCTGTGTGGCTGCGGCCCCCAGAGCCGAGGCGTGTGCCCGGGCCGGGGCTGCCGGCCCTCGCGGGCTTCGGGAGCAGCGGTGGGGATGCCCCCGATCTCGTACGCCTGGTGGACGCCGCGGCCACCGAATGCCATCGGGTCCGGTTGTCACGCGCCCGTTCCGGGGCGCCGGCAAGGGGTGGAGCGGATCAGCCGTTGGCCTTCTCGTAA
- a CDS encoding BlaI/MecI/CopY family transcriptional regulator codes for MTRVWQWNRPVTVREVLEDLQQERSIAYTTVMTVMDNLHQKGWVRREVDGRAYRYTAVSTRAAYSAALMNEAWSRSDNPAAALVAFFGMMSAEQREALQDAVRMVSPNLAETSGGPAEPTADAAGDDPPADGATPESGR; via the coding sequence ATGACACGCGTCTGGCAATGGAACCGACCGGTCACGGTGCGGGAAGTCCTTGAGGACCTTCAGCAGGAACGGTCCATCGCCTACACGACCGTGATGACGGTTATGGACAATCTCCATCAGAAGGGCTGGGTGCGCAGGGAAGTCGACGGCCGGGCCTATCGATATACGGCCGTCTCCACCAGGGCCGCCTACTCGGCCGCACTGATGAACGAAGCCTGGTCACGCAGTGACAACCCCGCCGCCGCGCTTGTCGCGTTCTTCGGCATGATGTCCGCCGAACAGCGCGAAGCGCTGCAGGACGCTGTTCGCATGGTTTCCCCCAACCTCGCCGAAACCTCCGGCGGCCCCGCGGAACCGACCGCCGACGCCGCCGGAGATGACCCCCCGGCCGATGGCGCGACGCCGGAGAGCGGGCGATAG
- a CDS encoding amino-acid N-acetyltransferase, protein MSPEQPQSDPDTELHTDPSVNKPAITVRRARTSDVAAVRRLLDGYVSGGILLDKATVTLYEDIQEFWVAERDEDATVIGCGALHVMWEDLAEVRTLAVDPRLKGAGVGHHVLDKLLRTARWLGVRRVFCLTFEVDFFAKHGFVEIGETPVDTDVYSELLRSYDEGVAEFLGLERVKPNTLGNSRMLLHL, encoded by the coding sequence ATGTCCCCAGAGCAGCCGCAAAGCGATCCGGATACCGAACTCCATACCGACCCGTCGGTAAATAAGCCCGCCATCACCGTCCGGCGGGCCAGGACGAGTGATGTCGCCGCCGTGCGACGACTCCTCGACGGGTACGTGTCCGGGGGCATCCTGCTCGACAAAGCGACCGTCACCCTTTACGAGGACATCCAGGAGTTCTGGGTCGCGGAACGCGACGAGGACGCGACGGTCATCGGCTGCGGCGCACTTCATGTCATGTGGGAAGACCTGGCGGAAGTGCGGACCCTGGCGGTCGATCCCCGCCTCAAGGGCGCGGGGGTCGGGCATCACGTACTGGACAAGCTCTTGCGGACCGCGCGATGGCTCGGTGTCCGCAGGGTTTTCTGTCTCACCTTCGAAGTGGACTTCTTCGCGAAGCACGGCTTCGTCGAGATCGGAGAGACGCCCGTCGACACCGATGTCTACAGTGAGCTGCTGCGTTCCTACGACGAGGGCGTCGCGGAGTTCCTCGGTCTCGAACGAGTGAAGCCGAACACCTTGGGCAACAGCCGGATGCTTCTGCACCTGTGA
- a CDS encoding ATP-dependent Clp protease ATP-binding subunit, with product MFERFTDRARRVVVLAQEEARMLNHNYIGTEHILLGLIHEGEGVAAKALESLGISLEAVRQQVEEIIGQGQQAPSGHIPFTPRAKKVLELSLREALQLGHNYIGTEHILLGLIREGEGVAAQVLVKLGADLNRVRQQVIQLLSGYSGGKEAATAGGPAEGTPSTSLVLDQFGRNLTQAARESKLDPVIGREKEIERVMQVLSRRTKNNPVLIGEPGVGKTAVVEGLAQAIVKGEVPETLKDKHLYTLDLGALVAGSRYRGDFEERLKKVLKEIRTRGDIILFIDELHTLVGAGAAEGAIDAASILKPMLARGELQTIGATTLDEYRKHLEKDAALERRFQPIQVAEPSLPHTIEILKGLRDRYEAHHRVSITDEALVQAATLADRYISDRFLPDKAIDLIDEAGSRMRIRRMTAPPDLREFDEKIAGVRRDKESAIDSQDFEKAASLRDKEKQLLAAKAKREKEWKAGDMDVVAEVDGELIAEVLATATGIPVFKLTEEESSRLLRMEDELHKRVIGQKDAIKALSQAIRRTRAGLKDPKRPGGSFIFAGPSGVGKTELSKTLAEFLFGDEDALISLDMSEFSEKHTVSRLFGSPPGYVGYEEGGQLTEKVRRKPFSVVLFDEVEKAHPDIFNSLLQILEDGRLTDSQGRVVDFKNTVIIMTTNLGTRDISKGFNLGFAAQGDVKTNYERMKTKVNEELKQHFRPEFLNRVDDTVVFHQLTEEDIIQIVDLMLAKVDERLRDRDMGIELSGEAKTLLAKKGYDPVMGARPLRRTIQRQIEDVLSEKILFGELRPGHIVVVGTEGEGDDKTFTFRGEEKSALPDVPPIEQAAGGAGPNLTKDA from the coding sequence ATGTTCGAGAGGTTCACCGACCGCGCGCGGCGGGTTGTCGTCCTGGCTCAGGAAGAAGCCCGGATGCTCAACCACAACTACATCGGCACCGAGCACATCCTCCTGGGCCTGATCCATGAGGGTGAGGGTGTCGCCGCTAAGGCCCTGGAGAGCCTCGGGATTTCGCTCGAGGCGGTCCGCCAGCAGGTGGAGGAGATCATCGGGCAGGGGCAGCAGGCTCCTTCCGGGCACATCCCCTTCACGCCGCGAGCCAAGAAGGTCCTGGAGCTGTCGCTCCGCGAGGCTCTTCAGCTGGGCCACAACTACATCGGCACCGAGCACATCCTGCTCGGCCTGATCCGCGAGGGCGAGGGCGTCGCCGCCCAGGTCCTCGTGAAGCTGGGCGCCGACCTGAACCGGGTCCGGCAGCAGGTCATCCAGCTGCTTTCCGGGTATTCGGGCGGCAAGGAGGCGGCCACCGCAGGCGGTCCCGCCGAGGGCACCCCCTCCACGTCCCTGGTGCTCGACCAGTTCGGCCGGAATCTCACCCAGGCCGCTCGTGAGTCCAAGCTCGACCCGGTCATCGGGCGCGAGAAGGAGATCGAGCGGGTCATGCAGGTGCTGTCCCGCCGGACCAAGAACAACCCGGTCCTCATCGGCGAGCCCGGCGTCGGCAAGACGGCGGTCGTCGAGGGCCTGGCCCAGGCGATCGTCAAGGGCGAGGTGCCCGAGACCCTCAAGGACAAGCACCTCTACACCCTGGACCTCGGCGCCCTGGTCGCCGGCTCCCGGTACCGGGGTGACTTCGAGGAGCGTCTGAAGAAGGTCCTCAAGGAGATCCGCACCCGCGGCGACATCATCCTGTTCATCGACGAGCTCCACACGCTGGTCGGTGCGGGTGCCGCGGAGGGCGCCATCGACGCGGCTTCGATCCTGAAGCCCATGCTGGCGCGCGGTGAGCTCCAGACCATCGGCGCCACCACGCTCGACGAGTACCGCAAGCACCTGGAGAAGGACGCCGCTCTCGAGCGCCGCTTCCAGCCCATCCAGGTCGCGGAGCCGTCGCTGCCGCACACCATCGAGATCCTCAAGGGCCTGCGCGACCGTTACGAGGCCCACCACCGGGTCTCCATCACGGACGAGGCGCTGGTCCAGGCCGCGACCCTGGCCGACCGGTACATCTCGGACCGCTTCCTGCCGGACAAGGCGATCGACCTGATCGACGAGGCCGGATCGCGCATGCGTATCCGCCGGATGACCGCGCCGCCGGACCTCCGCGAGTTCGACGAGAAGATCGCGGGCGTCCGCCGCGACAAGGAGTCGGCCATCGACTCCCAGGACTTCGAGAAGGCGGCTTCCCTCCGTGACAAGGAGAAGCAGCTGCTGGCGGCGAAGGCCAAGCGGGAGAAGGAGTGGAAGGCCGGCGACATGGATGTCGTCGCCGAGGTCGACGGCGAGCTGATCGCCGAGGTCCTGGCCACGGCCACCGGAATCCCGGTCTTCAAGCTGACGGAGGAGGAGTCCTCCCGTCTGCTGCGCATGGAGGACGAGCTCCACAAGCGCGTCATCGGGCAGAAGGACGCCATCAAGGCCCTTTCGCAGGCGATCCGCCGTACGCGAGCTGGTCTGAAGGACCCGAAGCGCCCCGGTGGCTCGTTCATCTTCGCCGGCCCGTCCGGTGTCGGTAAGACCGAGCTCTCCAAGACGCTCGCCGAATTCCTCTTCGGCGACGAGGACGCGCTGATCTCCCTCGACATGTCGGAGTTCAGCGAGAAGCACACGGTCTCGCGTCTCTTCGGCTCGCCCCCCGGCTACGTGGGCTACGAGGAGGGCGGCCAGCTCACCGAGAAGGTCCGTCGCAAGCCGTTCTCCGTCGTCCTCTTCGACGAGGTCGAGAAGGCCCACCCCGATATCTTCAATTCCCTGCTCCAGATTCTGGAGGACGGTCGCCTGACCGACTCCCAGGGCCGGGTCGTGGACTTCAAGAACACGGTCATCATCATGACGACCAACCTCGGGACCCGGGACATCTCGAAGGGCTTCAACCTGGGCTTCGCCGCCCAGGGCGACGTCAAGACGAACTACGAGCGGATGAAGACCAAGGTCAACGAAGAGCTGAAGCAGCACTTCCGGCCGGAATTCCTCAACCGTGTCGACGACACGGTCGTCTTCCACCAGCTGACCGAGGAAGACATCATCCAGATCGTCGACCTCATGCTCGCCAAGGTCGACGAGCGTCTCAGGGACCGCGACATGGGCATCGAGCTCAGCGGCGAGGCCAAGACGCTGCTCGCGAAGAAGGGCTACGACCCCGTGATGGGCGCCCGGCCGCTGCGCCGGACGATCCAGCGGCAGATCGAGGACGTCCTCTCCGAGAAGATCCTCTTCGGTGAGCTGCGTCCCGGTCACATCGTGGTCGTGGGCACCGAGGGCGAGGGTGACGACAAGACGTTCACCTTCCGCGGCGAGGAGAAGTCGGCTCTGCCCGACGTCCCGCCGATCGAGCAGGCGGCAGGCGGCGCCGGCCCGAACCTCACGAAGGACGCGTGA
- a CDS encoding histone-like nucleoid-structuring protein Lsr2, with protein sequence MAQKVQVLLVDDLDGVEADETVTFALDGKTYEIDLTTANADKLRGLLEPYTKGGRRTGGRAATGRGKGRAVTGGNKDTAEIRRWARENGHNVNDRGRVPAEIREAYEKANG encoded by the coding sequence GTGGCACAGAAGGTTCAGGTCCTTCTTGTCGATGACCTCGACGGCGTCGAGGCCGATGAGACCGTCACGTTCGCTCTTGACGGCAAGACGTACGAGATCGACCTCACCACGGCCAACGCGGACAAGCTTCGCGGCCTTCTCGAGCCCTACACCAAGGGCGGACGTCGCACCGGTGGCCGTGCCGCCACGGGCCGTGGCAAGGGCCGCGCCGTGACCGGCGGTAACAAGGACACCGCGGAAATCCGCCGGTGGGCGCGGGAGAACGGCCACAACGTGAATGACCGCGGCCGCGTTCCCGCCGAGATCCGCGAGGCTTACGAGAAGGCCAACGGCTGA